The genomic interval CCAGGCCCAGGAAGATCAGCAGCAGGAGGAGCGACAAGGCGCGGCTGCGCGGCAGGTCGCCCGAGAGAAGTCGGTTCATAGGTCCCATGTTGTCAGCCCCGCGCTTTCGAATACAGTCCGGCCGGGCGCCACAGCAGGATCGCGATCATCAGCACGATGTTCGAGACCAGCGCGAATTTCGGTGCGAGAAAACCCGCGTAGTTGGCCACCAGGGCCATCAGGAGGGCGCCGATGAAGCAGCCGCCTACGGAACCCAGGCCGCCGATGATGATGACGATGAAGATCATGACCATGATCTCGCCGCCCATCGCGGCCGAGAGCGTTTCCTTGTACAGTCCCCACATCACGCCGCCGAGACCCGCCAGCGCGGAACCGGCCGCGAACACGGCCACGAAGAGGCGGCGGATGCGGTAGCCCAGGCTTTCCACCATCTCGCCGTTCTCGACGCCGGCACGAATCAAGAGGCCGATCTTGGTGCGGTTCAGGGTCAGGAACATGGCGGCGAACACCACCACGCCCACCACGACCGCTACCAGCCGGTACTTCTCGATGGCGGCGTCGCCAAGGAAGATGGCGCCGCGCAGGGAAGTCGGCAGCGGCAGCGGAATGGTCTCGGCCCCCCAGATCACGTTGATCAGCTGTTCGGCGACGATCATGCCGCCCATCGTGATCAGGATTTGTTTCAGGTGCTGGCCATACACCGGCATGATGATGACGCGTTCAAAAGCCCAGCCGAGCAGGCCGGTGACCAGCATCGCCACCGTGACAGCCAGCGCCAGCACGCCGAGGTTGGCCAGC from Massilia sp. Se16.2.3 carries:
- a CDS encoding branched-chain amino acid ABC transporter permease, giving the protein MSASLPLATPQQDAPLPSAPRDIAPLLLVPALILLMLPLVGSFPTWVTLTVAGLAMGMMIFIMASGLTLVFGLMDVLNFGHGAFVSVGAFAATLVLLPMRGWLEVDSLLANLGVLALAVTVAMLVTGLLGWAFERVIIMPVYGQHLKQILITMGGMIVAEQLINVIWGAETIPLPLPTSLRGAIFLGDAAIEKYRLVAVVVGVVVFAAMFLTLNRTKIGLLIRAGVENGEMVESLGYRIRRLFVAVFAAGSALAGLGGVMWGLYKETLSAAMGGEIMVMIFIVIIIGGLGSVGGCFIGALLMALVANYAGFLAPKFALVSNIVLMIAILLWRPAGLYSKARG